One Cedecea neteri DNA segment encodes these proteins:
- the prfA gene encoding peptide chain release factor 1, whose amino-acid sequence MKPSIVAKLEALQERHEEVQALLGDASTIADQDRFRALSREYAQLSDVSRCFLQWRQVQEDIETAESMLSDPEMREMAQEELAEAKTSSEELEQQLQVLLLPKDPDDERNAFVEVRAGTGGDEAALFAGDLFRMYSRYAESRRWRIEIISANEGEHGGFKEVIAKISGEGVYGRLKFESGGHRVQRVPATESQGRIHTSACTVAVMPEIPEAELPDINPADLRIDTFRSSGAGGQHVNTTDSAIRITHLPTGIVVECQDERSQHKNKAKALSVLGARIRAAEVAKRQQEEASTRRNLLGSGDRSDRNRTYNFPQGRVTDHRINLTLYRLDEVMEGKIDALIEPIVQEFQADQLAALSEQD is encoded by the coding sequence ATGAAGCCTTCTATTGTTGCCAAACTGGAAGCCTTGCAGGAGCGCCATGAAGAAGTTCAGGCCCTGCTTGGCGATGCCTCGACCATTGCCGATCAGGACCGCTTCCGCGCCCTGTCTCGTGAATATGCCCAGTTAAGCGATGTATCGCGCTGTTTCCTGCAATGGCGTCAGGTACAGGAAGACATTGAAACTGCAGAAAGCATGCTCAGCGACCCGGAAATGCGCGAAATGGCGCAGGAAGAACTGGCCGAAGCGAAAACCAGCAGCGAAGAGTTGGAGCAGCAGCTTCAGGTTCTGCTGCTGCCAAAAGATCCCGATGATGAGCGCAATGCGTTTGTCGAAGTTCGTGCCGGCACCGGCGGGGACGAAGCCGCGCTGTTTGCCGGCGATTTGTTCCGCATGTACAGCCGCTATGCGGAATCCCGCCGCTGGCGCATTGAAATCATCAGCGCCAACGAAGGCGAGCACGGTGGTTTCAAAGAAGTGATTGCCAAAATCAGCGGCGAGGGCGTCTATGGTCGCCTGAAATTTGAATCCGGCGGCCACCGTGTACAGCGTGTCCCGGCCACGGAATCCCAGGGGCGTATTCATACTTCCGCGTGTACCGTGGCGGTGATGCCGGAAATCCCGGAAGCGGAACTGCCAGACATCAACCCGGCGGATCTGCGCATCGATACTTTCCGTTCTTCCGGCGCGGGCGGCCAGCACGTTAACACCACCGACTCAGCCATCCGTATTACCCACTTGCCGACCGGCATTGTGGTGGAGTGCCAGGATGAACGTTCTCAGCACAAAAACAAAGCCAAAGCGCTTTCTGTACTGGGGGCGCGTATTCGCGCTGCCGAAGTCGCCAAACGTCAGCAGGAAGAGGCTTCCACCCGCCGTAACCTGCTGGGCTCCGGTGACCGCTCTGACCGCAACCGGACCTACAACTTCCCGCAGGGGCGCGTGACCGACCACCGCATTAACCTGACCCTTTACCGTCTGGATGAAGTGATGGAAGGGAAAATCGACGCCCTGATCGAGCCGATTGTGCAGGAATTCCAGGCCGATCAGCTCGCGGCGCTGTCCGAGCAGGATTAA
- the hemA gene encoding glutamyl-tRNA reductase yields the protein MTLLALGINHKTAPVSLRERVTFSPDTLDQALGSLLEQPMVQGGVVLSTCNRTELYLSVEQQENLHEGLVRWLCDYHNLNEEEVRKSLYWHHDNDAVSHLMRVASGLDSLVLGEPQILGQVKKAFADSQKGHSLSSELERMFQKSFSVAKRVRTETDIGASAVSVAFAACTLARQIFESLSSVTVLLVGAGETIELVARHLREHKVEKMIIANRTRERAQVLADEVGAEVISLSEIDERLADADIIISSTASPLPIIGKGMMERALKARRNQPMLLVDIAVPRDVEPEVGKLANAYLYSVDDLQAIIQSNLAQRKAAAVEAETIVAQECSEFMAWLRAQSASETIREYRSQAEQVRDDLAAKALAALQQGGDAESVLQDLAWKLTNRLIHAPTKSLTQAARDGDDERLQILRNSLGLD from the coding sequence ATGACCCTGTTAGCGTTAGGAATTAACCACAAAACCGCGCCAGTATCGCTGCGAGAACGTGTAACGTTTTCGCCAGACACGCTCGACCAGGCGTTGGGCAGCTTGCTGGAACAGCCTATGGTCCAGGGCGGGGTGGTGCTGTCGACCTGTAACAGAACTGAGTTATATCTGAGCGTTGAGCAACAGGAAAACCTGCACGAAGGGCTGGTACGCTGGCTGTGTGACTACCACAACCTCAACGAAGAGGAAGTGCGCAAAAGCCTTTACTGGCACCACGATAACGACGCCGTCAGCCATCTGATGCGCGTGGCCAGCGGCCTGGATTCCCTGGTGCTGGGCGAACCTCAGATCCTCGGGCAGGTGAAAAAAGCCTTTGCCGATTCCCAAAAAGGTCATTCGCTTTCAAGCGAGCTGGAGCGCATGTTCCAGAAGTCCTTCTCCGTTGCCAAGCGCGTGCGCACCGAAACCGATATTGGCGCCAGCGCCGTTTCCGTCGCGTTTGCTGCCTGCACCCTGGCACGGCAAATCTTTGAATCACTCTCCTCGGTTACCGTCCTGCTGGTCGGTGCCGGGGAGACAATTGAACTGGTTGCCCGCCATCTGCGCGAGCACAAAGTTGAGAAGATGATTATCGCCAACCGTACCCGAGAACGCGCCCAGGTGCTGGCCGATGAGGTCGGCGCGGAAGTGATTAGCCTGAGCGAGATTGACGAACGTCTGGCGGATGCCGATATCATCATCAGTTCTACCGCCAGCCCGCTGCCTATTATCGGCAAGGGGATGATGGAACGCGCGCTTAAAGCTCGCCGTAACCAGCCGATGCTACTGGTAGACATCGCCGTACCGCGTGATGTTGAACCGGAAGTCGGTAAGCTGGCGAACGCCTACCTTTACAGCGTGGACGACCTGCAGGCCATTATTCAGAGCAACCTCGCGCAGCGCAAAGCGGCGGCGGTTGAGGCTGAAACTATCGTGGCGCAGGAATGCAGTGAATTTATGGCCTGGCTGCGCGCGCAAAGCGCCTCCGAGACCATTCGCGAATACCGTAGTCAGGCAGAGCAGGTGAGAGACGACCTCGCTGCCAAAGCGCTGGCTGCCCTGCAACAGGGTGGCGACGCGGAATCTGTACTGCAGGATCTGGCCTGGAAACTAACCAACCGCCTGATTCATGCCCCAACCAAATCGCTCACGCAGGCCGCCCGTGACGGGGATGACGAACGCCTGCAAATCCTGCGTAACAGCCTCGGGCTGGATTAG
- the lolB gene encoding lipoprotein insertase outer membrane protein LolB, whose amino-acid sequence MLMPKARLMRLLPLASLVLAACSVNQPSGPGKSPDSPQWLEHQQQVQKITQYQTRGAFAYLSDSQKVYARFNWQQTAPDRYRLLLTNPLGSTELELNAQPDRVQLTDRDGKRYTATDAEEMIGKLTGMPIPLNSLRQWMLGLPGDSTDYKLDDQYRLREVNYTQGGKTWKVVYSDYDSKTQPSLPSNMELREGDQRIKLKMDSWTVK is encoded by the coding sequence ATGTTGATGCCAAAAGCCCGTCTGATGCGCCTTCTGCCCCTTGCCAGCCTCGTACTGGCTGCCTGTTCAGTCAACCAACCGAGCGGCCCGGGCAAAAGTCCTGACTCGCCGCAGTGGTTAGAACACCAGCAACAAGTGCAAAAAATCACCCAATATCAGACGCGTGGCGCTTTTGCTTATCTCTCCGATAGCCAAAAGGTATATGCCCGCTTTAATTGGCAGCAAACCGCCCCGGACCGCTACCGCCTGCTGCTGACTAACCCGCTCGGCAGCACCGAACTTGAGCTTAACGCTCAGCCGGATCGGGTTCAGTTGACCGACCGCGACGGCAAGCGCTACACCGCCACAGATGCGGAAGAGATGATCGGCAAGCTGACCGGGATGCCTATTCCGCTGAACAGCCTGCGCCAGTGGATGCTCGGCCTGCCGGGCGACTCCACAGACTACAAGCTGGACGACCAGTACCGCCTGCGCGAAGTAAATTACACCCAGGGAGGCAAAACCTGGAAAGTGGTGTACAGCGATTACGACAGCAAAACCCAGCCTTCTCTGCCGTCCAACATGGAACTGCGCGAAGGCGACCAGCGCATCAAGCTGAAAATGGACAGCTGGACGGTGAAATAA
- the ispE gene encoding 4-(cytidine 5'-diphospho)-2-C-methyl-D-erythritol kinase, translating to MISHWPSPAKLNLFLYITGRRADGYHNLQTLFQFLDYGDTLTIEPRHDGIIQLVTPIDGVPDEENLIVRAARMLVEFATEKGTLPDGAGADLGVEKRLPMGGGLGGGSSNAATVLVALNHLWKTGCSEDELAALGIRLGADVPVFVRGHAAFAEGVGEILTPVEPAEKWYLVAHPGVSIPTPVIFGDPDLPRETPVRSITTLLKCEFGNDCEVIARKRFREVDAALSWLLEYAPSRLTGTGACVFAEFNTEQAARQVLEQAPEWLHGFVARGVNRSPLHQAISGQAGHW from the coding sequence ATGATCTCCCACTGGCCTTCTCCTGCAAAACTGAACCTGTTTTTGTACATCACCGGCCGCCGTGCCGACGGCTATCACAACCTGCAGACACTGTTTCAGTTTCTCGATTATGGCGATACGCTGACCATCGAACCGCGTCACGACGGCATAATTCAGTTGGTGACGCCGATTGACGGCGTGCCTGACGAAGAAAACCTGATTGTGCGCGCCGCCCGTATGCTGGTGGAGTTCGCCACAGAAAAAGGCACCCTGCCAGATGGCGCAGGGGCGGATCTCGGTGTTGAAAAGCGTCTGCCGATGGGCGGCGGGCTGGGCGGTGGCTCCTCGAACGCAGCCACCGTGCTGGTGGCGCTGAACCATCTCTGGAAAACCGGCTGCAGCGAAGACGAACTGGCCGCGCTGGGCATTCGCCTTGGTGCCGACGTGCCGGTATTTGTCAGGGGCCACGCCGCCTTTGCTGAAGGCGTCGGTGAAATCCTGACGCCGGTTGAACCTGCAGAAAAATGGTACCTGGTTGCGCATCCGGGCGTGAGTATTCCAACGCCGGTCATTTTTGGCGATCCGGACCTCCCGCGCGAAACCCCGGTCAGGTCAATTACGACGTTGCTAAAATGTGAATTTGGCAACGATTGTGAGGTTATCGCAAGAAAACGTTTTCGCGAGGTTGATGCCGCGCTTTCCTGGCTGTTAGAATACGCGCCGTCGCGCCTGACCGGCACCGGCGCTTGTGTGTTTGCTGAATTTAACACCGAGCAGGCCGCCCGGCAGGTGCTTGAGCAAGCCCCGGAATGGCTGCATGGGTTTGTTGCGCGAGGCGTTAATAGATCTCCGCTGCATCAGGCCATATCCGGGCAAGCTGGGCATTGGTGA
- the prs gene encoding ribose-phosphate diphosphokinase produces MPDMKLFAGNATPELAQRIANRLYTSLGDAAVGRFSDGEVSVQINENVRGGDIFIIQSTCAPTNDNLMELVVMVDALRRASAGRITAVIPYFGYARQDRRVRSARVPITAKVVADFLSSVGVDRVLTVDLHAEQIQGFFDVPVDNVFGSPILLEDMLQIGLENPIVVSPDIGGVVRARAIAKLLNDTDMAIIDKRRPRANVSQVMHIIGDVSGRDCVLVDDMIDTGGTLCKAAEALKERGAKRVFAYATHPIFSGNAVHNLRNSVIDEVIVCDTIPLSDEIKALPNVRTLTLSGMLAEAIRRISNEESISAMFEH; encoded by the coding sequence GTGCCTGATATGAAGCTTTTTGCTGGTAACGCCACCCCGGAACTAGCACAACGTATTGCCAACCGCCTGTACACCTCCCTTGGTGACGCCGCCGTCGGTCGCTTTAGCGACGGTGAAGTAAGCGTACAAATCAACGAAAATGTACGCGGTGGTGATATTTTCATCATCCAGTCCACCTGTGCCCCAACGAACGACAACCTGATGGAACTGGTTGTTATGGTTGATGCCCTGCGCCGCGCTTCTGCAGGTCGTATCACCGCTGTTATCCCTTACTTTGGTTACGCTCGTCAGGACCGCCGCGTGCGCTCCGCTCGTGTGCCAATCACTGCGAAAGTCGTTGCTGACTTCCTCTCAAGCGTAGGGGTTGACCGTGTTCTCACCGTGGACCTGCACGCTGAACAAATCCAGGGCTTCTTTGACGTCCCGGTAGACAACGTCTTCGGTAGCCCAATCTTGCTGGAAGATATGCTGCAAATCGGTCTGGAAAACCCAATCGTGGTTTCCCCGGACATCGGCGGCGTGGTACGTGCCCGTGCTATCGCTAAGCTGCTGAACGACACCGATATGGCTATCATCGACAAGCGCCGTCCGCGCGCTAACGTTTCTCAGGTTATGCATATCATCGGTGATGTGTCCGGCCGTGATTGCGTGCTGGTTGACGACATGATCGATACCGGCGGCACCCTGTGCAAAGCAGCGGAAGCGCTGAAAGAACGCGGCGCTAAACGCGTATTCGCCTATGCAACTCACCCAATCTTCTCCGGAAACGCGGTGCACAACCTGCGCAATTCGGTGATCGACGAAGTGATTGTCTGCGATACCATCCCGCTGTCTGACGAAATCAAAGCCCTGCCAAACGTCCGCACCCTGACCCTGTCCGGTATGCTGGCTGAAGCTATTCGTCGTATCAGCAACGAAGAATCTATCTCTGCGATGTTCGAACACTGA
- the dauA gene encoding C4-dicarboxylic acid transporter DauA, translating into MESQVKTVSSSHVMPFRALIDACWREKYTLSRFSRDAIAGVTVGIIAIPLAMALAIGSGVAPQYGLYTAAVAGIVIALSGGSRFSVSGPTAAFVVILYPVAQQFGLAGLLVATLMSGIFLILFGLARFGRLIEYIPLSVTLGFTSGIGITIATMQVKDFFGLTLEHVPEHYLNKVAALAMALPTVNMGDAAIGIVTLAVLIFWPRLGIRLPGHLPALLAGCAVMAIVTSLGGEVATIGSRFHYMLADGTQGNGIPQLLPQLMLPWAMPNSDFTLSGDSLSALLPAAFSMAMLGAIESLLCAVVLDGMTGTKHNANSELVGQGLGNIIAPFFGGITATAAIARSAANVRAGATSPVAAIIHSLLVILALLALAPLLSWLPLSAMAALLLMVAWNMSEAHKVVNLLRRAPKDDIIVMLICMSLTVLFDMVIAISVGIVLASLLFMRRVARMTRLAPLSNVNTPEDVLALRVTGPLFFAAAEGLFTQLAQQVPGHRVVILQWDAVPVLDAGGLDAFQRFVEKLPEGCELRVTNLEFQPLRTLARAGVKPIAGRLAFFPDVQAALAAN; encoded by the coding sequence ATGGAATCACAAGTGAAAACCGTATCTTCTTCTCACGTAATGCCTTTTCGCGCCCTGATAGATGCCTGCTGGCGCGAAAAGTACACCCTGTCCCGCTTTAGCCGCGACGCCATCGCCGGAGTGACCGTTGGGATCATTGCTATTCCTCTGGCTATGGCGCTGGCCATCGGCAGCGGCGTTGCGCCGCAGTACGGTTTGTACACCGCCGCCGTCGCCGGGATTGTCATCGCCCTTAGCGGCGGCTCGCGCTTCAGCGTCTCCGGCCCAACAGCGGCTTTCGTGGTGATCCTCTACCCGGTCGCACAGCAGTTTGGCCTTGCGGGGCTGCTGGTTGCCACGCTGATGTCCGGGATATTCCTGATCCTGTTTGGGCTGGCGCGATTTGGGCGGCTTATCGAGTACATTCCGCTGTCGGTGACGCTGGGCTTTACCTCGGGGATCGGGATCACTATTGCGACGATGCAGGTGAAGGACTTTTTCGGCCTGACGCTGGAGCACGTGCCGGAACACTACCTGAATAAAGTGGCCGCGCTGGCGATGGCGCTGCCCACGGTGAATATGGGTGACGCTGCCATTGGCATCGTGACGCTGGCAGTCCTGATTTTCTGGCCTCGTCTGGGGATCCGCCTGCCGGGGCATCTGCCTGCGCTACTGGCGGGCTGCGCCGTCATGGCTATCGTCACTTCACTGGGCGGCGAAGTCGCTACCATCGGCTCCCGGTTCCACTACATGCTGGCCGACGGCACCCAGGGTAACGGCATTCCTCAACTGCTTCCTCAGCTCATGCTCCCGTGGGCGATGCCCAATTCGGACTTCACGCTGAGCGGGGATTCGCTTAGCGCGCTGCTGCCTGCCGCGTTTTCTATGGCCATGCTGGGCGCCATTGAATCGCTGCTTTGTGCGGTGGTGCTGGATGGCATGACCGGCACCAAGCACAACGCCAACAGCGAGCTTGTCGGCCAGGGGTTGGGGAATATTATTGCTCCGTTCTTCGGCGGCATTACCGCCACCGCAGCCATTGCCCGTTCCGCCGCCAACGTTCGAGCTGGCGCGACATCGCCGGTGGCCGCCATTATTCATTCGCTGCTGGTGATCCTGGCCTTGCTGGCACTCGCCCCCCTGCTTTCCTGGCTGCCCCTTTCGGCGATGGCGGCCCTGCTGCTGATGGTGGCGTGGAACATGAGCGAGGCGCATAAAGTCGTCAACCTGCTGCGCCGTGCGCCGAAAGACGACATCATCGTGATGCTGATCTGCATGTCGCTGACCGTGCTGTTTGACATGGTGATTGCCATCAGCGTCGGCATTGTGCTCGCCTCGCTGCTTTTCATGCGCCGGGTGGCGCGTATGACACGCCTCGCGCCGCTTAGCAATGTGAATACGCCGGAGGATGTACTGGCGCTGCGCGTCACGGGGCCGCTGTTTTTTGCCGCTGCCGAAGGATTGTTTACCCAGTTAGCCCAGCAGGTACCGGGACATCGTGTGGTTATTCTGCAGTGGGATGCCGTGCCGGTGCTGGACGCTGGCGGCCTGGATGCCTTCCAGCGCTTTGTGG